A single genomic interval of Seriola aureovittata isolate HTS-2021-v1 ecotype China chromosome 10, ASM2101889v1, whole genome shotgun sequence harbors:
- the fgd4a gene encoding FYVE, RhoGEF and PH domain-containing protein 4a isoform X1, giving the protein MLERSVPFCRMDGFNRVAFRRKPRSLETVEPEEEERKGEADCFQSKNADEEACVAVKIEHSTALGSSPACERSDPPSVQACLNRASRGTPDRSRGGGVNGRGPGGRPWLQSKPQVPPKPLHLQSPVTELSSPLGRGQKPPLRPGMEEEGGGGGGGGGGGGGGGGGRGAVNRERARDKHSKVSDLISRFEENSSTENKRDGSPLKNISKSNNCSPAHRPHQRQTETGRNQENHTSTPAGTHQDDHKPAANGVLAQMEQGDKEKEDKEESENESVRIETAGLVNGDMGNGSAEQDEDRSSPQTDRTDTESHTEIEHGGTTTESEHRNEEGSSDHKETNEQKLFKIASELLQTEKAYVARLNLLDQVFCAKLMEEANKGTFPVDVVKNIFSNICSIHAFHSQFLLPDLEKRMGEWSSTPRIGDILQKLTPFLKMYAEYVKNFDKAMELLKQWTDRSPQFKAIIQEIQSQEACGCLTLQHHMLEPVQRVPRYEMLLKDYLKKLPQDDPDRRDSEKSLEIIATAATHSNSAIRKSENLKKLLEIYEMLGEEEDIVHPSNEFIKEGHILKLAARNTSAMERYLFLFNNMLLYCVPKFSLGGPKYTVRTRIGIDGLKVLETTNEDYPHTFQVSGKERTLELQASSEQDKADWIKAFQNTIEIFQQKNESFKNALKDAEEVSKAELGKRAPRWIRDNEVTMCMKCKEPFNALTRRRHHCRACGYVVCWKCSDNKVQLEYDGNKMSKVCRDCYSILTGEAVTEGKKKGILEIEAAQFSGSSIMCGFLQYCEKNKPWQKVWCVIPEKECLVLYLYGAPQDVKAQCTIPLLGYSVDDSTRPTDAPASFRLSQSKSVHNFAAETEELKQRWLKVIRVAVTGEMPECPHTNGGNPNMMDNNNTQEAAADST; this is encoded by the exons AGAGGAAAGGCGAAGCTGACTGTTTCCAGTCCAAGAACGCGGATGAGGAGGCCTGCGTGGCTGTGAAAATCGAACACTCCACAG CTCTAGGTAGCAGCCCGGCGTGCGAGCGCAGCGACCCGCCCAGCGTGCAGGCGTGTCTGAATCGGGCGAGCCGCGGGACGCCTGACAGGAGCAGGGGAGGAGGCGTCAATGGAAGAGGCCCTGGCGGCAGGCCTTGGCTGCAGTCTAAACCACAAG TGCCTCCAAAGCCACTGCATCTTCAGAGCCCGGTGACGGAGCTCTCATCCCCATTGGGCCGCGGCCAGAAACCACCGCTTAGACCGGGCATggaagaggaaggtggaggaggaggaggaggaggaggaggaggaggaggaggaggaggaggaagaggggctGTGAACCGGGAGAGGGCCAGGGACAAACACTCCAAAGTCTCAGACCTGATCAGCCGCTTTGAGGAGAACAG cagcacagagaacaagagagacGGCTCACCGCTCAAAAATATCAGCAAGTCGAACAACTGCAGCCCAGCCCACCGCCCCCaccagaggcagacagagaccGGCAGGAATCAGGAGAACCACACTTCCACACCGGCCGGGACACACCAGGATGACCACAAACCGGCGGCTAACGGGGTGCTAGCGCAGATGGAGCAAGGAGACAAGGAGAAGGAGGATAAAGAGGAGTCTGAGAATGAAAGTGTGAGGATAGAGACTGCGGGGCTGGTAAATGGAGATATGGGGAACGGGAGTGCAGAACAGGATGAGGATCGTTCGTCTCCACAGACGGACAGGACTGATACAGAAAGCCACACTGAGATTGAGCACGGTGGGACTACAACAGAAAGTGAGCACAGGAATGAAGAAGGGAGCAGTGACCATAAG GAGACAAATGAACAGAAACTGTTTAAGATCGCCAGCGAGCTCTTGCAGACAGAGAAGGCCTATGTAGCAAGACTTAACCTGCTGGACCAG GTATTCTGTGCTAAGCTAATGGAGGAGGCCAACAAGGGAACATTCCCTGTGGACGTAGTGAAGAACATCTTCTCCAACATCTGCTCCATCCATGCCTTTCACAGCCAGTTTCTGCTTCCAGATCTGGAGAAACGCATGGGAGAGTG gTCGTCCACCCCCCGCATTGGAGACATCCTGCAGAAACTCACACCCTTCCTCAAGATGTACGCAGAGTATGTGAAGAATTTCGACAAGGCCATGGAGCTGCTGAAACAGTGGACTGACCGTTCGCCTCAATTCAAGGCCATCATTCAGGAGATACAG AGTCAAGAGGCCTGTGGCTGCCTGACGCTTCAGCATCACATGTTGGAGCCTGTACAGAGAGTCCCTCGATATGAGATGTTGCTTAAAGACTATCTGAAGAAGCTGCCTCAGGACGACCCCGACCGTCGAGATTCTGAAA aatcaTTAGAAATCATCGCTACAGCCGCGACTCACTCTAACAGCGCCATACGAAAATCT GAGAATCTGAAGAAACTGCTGGAGATATACGAGATgctgggtgaggaggaggacattGTTCACCCCTCTAATGAGTTCATCAAAGAGGGCCACATCCTGAAGCTGGCAGCCAGGAACACCTCGGCCATGGAGAGATACCTCTTCCTG TTCAACAACATGCTGTTGTACTGCGTGCCCAAATTTAGCCTGGGAGGGCCTAAGTACACAGTGAGGACGCGAATCGGCATCGATGGCTTGAAGGTCCTGGAAACGACAAACGAGGACTACCCTCATACCTTCCAGGTGTCAGGGAAGGAGAGGACACTAGAGCTACAGGCCAG CTCAGAGCAAGACAAAGCCGACTGGATTAag GCTTTCCAGAACACCATTGAGATCTTCCAGCAAAAGAACGAGTCATTCAAGAATGCATTAAAAGATGCAGAGGAAGTATCG aAAGCAGAGCTGGGGAAGCGTGCACCTCGTTGGATACGCGACAATGAAGTGACAATGTGCATGAAGTGTAAAGAGCCTTTCAATGCTCTGACACGGCGGAGACACCACTGCAGAGCCTGCGGCTAT GTGGTGTGCTGGAAATGTTCAGACAATAAGGTGCAACTAGAATATGATGGCAACAAGATGAGCAAAGTCTGCAGAGACTGCTACTCCATCCTGACTGGGGAAGCGGTAACCGAGGGCAAGAAGAAGGGCATCCTGGAG ATAGAGGCAGCTCAGTTCTCAGGCAGCAGCATCATGTGTGGCTTCCTGCAGTACTGTGAAAAGAACAAACCCTGGCAGAAGGTGTGGTGCGTCATCCCCGAGAAGGAATGTCTGGTGCTCTACCTCTACGGCGCTCCGCAG GACGTGAAGGCCCAGTGTACAATCCCCCTTCTGGGTTATTCTGTGGATGACAGCACCCGACCCACAGACGCTCCAGCCAGCTTCCGTCTCTCCCAGTCCAAGTCCGTCCACAACTTTGCTGCTGAAACTGAGGAGCTAAAGCAGCGCTGGCTCAAAGTCATACGAGTGGCAGTGACAGGAGAGATGCCAGAATGCCCTCACACCAACGGCGGCAATCCAAACATGatggacaacaacaacacacaagaGGCGGCTGCTGATAGCACATAA
- the fgd4a gene encoding FYVE, RhoGEF and PH domain-containing protein 4a isoform X3, whose protein sequence is MDKHRVVDWMETNQLHWRGVLRERKGEADCFQSKNADEEACVAVKIEHSTALGSSPACERSDPPSVQACLNRASRGTPDRSRGGGVNGRGPGGRPWLQSKPQVPPKPLHLQSPVTELSSPLGRGQKPPLRPGMEEEGGGGGGGGGGGGGGGGGRGAVNRERARDKHSKVSDLISRFEENSSTENKRDGSPLKNISKSNNCSPAHRPHQRQTETGRNQENHTSTPAGTHQDDHKPAANGVLAQMEQGDKEKEDKEESENESVRIETAGLVNGDMGNGSAEQDEDRSSPQTDRTDTESHTEIEHGGTTTESEHRNEEGSSDHKETNEQKLFKIASELLQTEKAYVARLNLLDQVFCAKLMEEANKGTFPVDVVKNIFSNICSIHAFHSQFLLPDLEKRMGEWSSTPRIGDILQKLTPFLKMYAEYVKNFDKAMELLKQWTDRSPQFKAIIQEIQSQEACGCLTLQHHMLEPVQRVPRYEMLLKDYLKKLPQDDPDRRDSEKSLEIIATAATHSNSAIRKSENLKKLLEIYEMLGEEEDIVHPSNEFIKEGHILKLAARNTSAMERYLFLFNNMLLYCVPKFSLGGPKYTVRTRIGIDGLKVLETTNEDYPHTFQVSGKERTLELQASSEQDKADWIKAFQNTIEIFQQKNESFKNALKDAEEVSKAELGKRAPRWIRDNEVTMCMKCKEPFNALTRRRHHCRACGYVVCWKCSDNKVQLEYDGNKMSKVCRDCYSILTGEAVTEGKKKGILEIEAAQFSGSSIMCGFLQYCEKNKPWQKVWCVIPEKECLVLYLYGAPQDVKAQCTIPLLGYSVDDSTRPTDAPASFRLSQSKSVHNFAAETEELKQRWLKVIRVAVTGEMPECPHTNGGNPNMMDNNNTQEAAADST, encoded by the exons ATGGATAAACATCGTGTGGTTGACTGGATGGAGACAAACCAGCTGCACTGGAGAGGAGTCTTGAGAG AGAGGAAAGGCGAAGCTGACTGTTTCCAGTCCAAGAACGCGGATGAGGAGGCCTGCGTGGCTGTGAAAATCGAACACTCCACAG CTCTAGGTAGCAGCCCGGCGTGCGAGCGCAGCGACCCGCCCAGCGTGCAGGCGTGTCTGAATCGGGCGAGCCGCGGGACGCCTGACAGGAGCAGGGGAGGAGGCGTCAATGGAAGAGGCCCTGGCGGCAGGCCTTGGCTGCAGTCTAAACCACAAG TGCCTCCAAAGCCACTGCATCTTCAGAGCCCGGTGACGGAGCTCTCATCCCCATTGGGCCGCGGCCAGAAACCACCGCTTAGACCGGGCATggaagaggaaggtggaggaggaggaggaggaggaggaggaggaggaggaggaggaggaggaagaggggctGTGAACCGGGAGAGGGCCAGGGACAAACACTCCAAAGTCTCAGACCTGATCAGCCGCTTTGAGGAGAACAG cagcacagagaacaagagagacGGCTCACCGCTCAAAAATATCAGCAAGTCGAACAACTGCAGCCCAGCCCACCGCCCCCaccagaggcagacagagaccGGCAGGAATCAGGAGAACCACACTTCCACACCGGCCGGGACACACCAGGATGACCACAAACCGGCGGCTAACGGGGTGCTAGCGCAGATGGAGCAAGGAGACAAGGAGAAGGAGGATAAAGAGGAGTCTGAGAATGAAAGTGTGAGGATAGAGACTGCGGGGCTGGTAAATGGAGATATGGGGAACGGGAGTGCAGAACAGGATGAGGATCGTTCGTCTCCACAGACGGACAGGACTGATACAGAAAGCCACACTGAGATTGAGCACGGTGGGACTACAACAGAAAGTGAGCACAGGAATGAAGAAGGGAGCAGTGACCATAAG GAGACAAATGAACAGAAACTGTTTAAGATCGCCAGCGAGCTCTTGCAGACAGAGAAGGCCTATGTAGCAAGACTTAACCTGCTGGACCAG GTATTCTGTGCTAAGCTAATGGAGGAGGCCAACAAGGGAACATTCCCTGTGGACGTAGTGAAGAACATCTTCTCCAACATCTGCTCCATCCATGCCTTTCACAGCCAGTTTCTGCTTCCAGATCTGGAGAAACGCATGGGAGAGTG gTCGTCCACCCCCCGCATTGGAGACATCCTGCAGAAACTCACACCCTTCCTCAAGATGTACGCAGAGTATGTGAAGAATTTCGACAAGGCCATGGAGCTGCTGAAACAGTGGACTGACCGTTCGCCTCAATTCAAGGCCATCATTCAGGAGATACAG AGTCAAGAGGCCTGTGGCTGCCTGACGCTTCAGCATCACATGTTGGAGCCTGTACAGAGAGTCCCTCGATATGAGATGTTGCTTAAAGACTATCTGAAGAAGCTGCCTCAGGACGACCCCGACCGTCGAGATTCTGAAA aatcaTTAGAAATCATCGCTACAGCCGCGACTCACTCTAACAGCGCCATACGAAAATCT GAGAATCTGAAGAAACTGCTGGAGATATACGAGATgctgggtgaggaggaggacattGTTCACCCCTCTAATGAGTTCATCAAAGAGGGCCACATCCTGAAGCTGGCAGCCAGGAACACCTCGGCCATGGAGAGATACCTCTTCCTG TTCAACAACATGCTGTTGTACTGCGTGCCCAAATTTAGCCTGGGAGGGCCTAAGTACACAGTGAGGACGCGAATCGGCATCGATGGCTTGAAGGTCCTGGAAACGACAAACGAGGACTACCCTCATACCTTCCAGGTGTCAGGGAAGGAGAGGACACTAGAGCTACAGGCCAG CTCAGAGCAAGACAAAGCCGACTGGATTAag GCTTTCCAGAACACCATTGAGATCTTCCAGCAAAAGAACGAGTCATTCAAGAATGCATTAAAAGATGCAGAGGAAGTATCG aAAGCAGAGCTGGGGAAGCGTGCACCTCGTTGGATACGCGACAATGAAGTGACAATGTGCATGAAGTGTAAAGAGCCTTTCAATGCTCTGACACGGCGGAGACACCACTGCAGAGCCTGCGGCTAT GTGGTGTGCTGGAAATGTTCAGACAATAAGGTGCAACTAGAATATGATGGCAACAAGATGAGCAAAGTCTGCAGAGACTGCTACTCCATCCTGACTGGGGAAGCGGTAACCGAGGGCAAGAAGAAGGGCATCCTGGAG ATAGAGGCAGCTCAGTTCTCAGGCAGCAGCATCATGTGTGGCTTCCTGCAGTACTGTGAAAAGAACAAACCCTGGCAGAAGGTGTGGTGCGTCATCCCCGAGAAGGAATGTCTGGTGCTCTACCTCTACGGCGCTCCGCAG GACGTGAAGGCCCAGTGTACAATCCCCCTTCTGGGTTATTCTGTGGATGACAGCACCCGACCCACAGACGCTCCAGCCAGCTTCCGTCTCTCCCAGTCCAAGTCCGTCCACAACTTTGCTGCTGAAACTGAGGAGCTAAAGCAGCGCTGGCTCAAAGTCATACGAGTGGCAGTGACAGGAGAGATGCCAGAATGCCCTCACACCAACGGCGGCAATCCAAACATGatggacaacaacaacacacaagaGGCGGCTGCTGATAGCACATAA
- the fgd4a gene encoding FYVE, RhoGEF and PH domain-containing protein 4a isoform X4 produces MEEEGGGGGGGGGGGGGGGGGRGAVNRERARDKHSKVSDLISRFEENSSTENKRDGSPLKNISKSNNCSPAHRPHQRQTETGRNQENHTSTPAGTHQDDHKPAANGVLAQMEQGDKEKEDKEESENESVRIETAGLVNGDMGNGSAEQDEDRSSPQTDRTDTESHTEIEHGGTTTESEHRNEEGSSDHKETNEQKLFKIASELLQTEKAYVARLNLLDQVFCAKLMEEANKGTFPVDVVKNIFSNICSIHAFHSQFLLPDLEKRMGEWSSTPRIGDILQKLTPFLKMYAEYVKNFDKAMELLKQWTDRSPQFKAIIQEIQSQEACGCLTLQHHMLEPVQRVPRYEMLLKDYLKKLPQDDPDRRDSEKSLEIIATAATHSNSAIRKSENLKKLLEIYEMLGEEEDIVHPSNEFIKEGHILKLAARNTSAMERYLFLFNNMLLYCVPKFSLGGPKYTVRTRIGIDGLKVLETTNEDYPHTFQVSGKERTLELQASSEQDKADWIKAFQNTIEIFQQKNESFKNALKDAEEVSKAELGKRAPRWIRDNEVTMCMKCKEPFNALTRRRHHCRACGYVVCWKCSDNKVQLEYDGNKMSKVCRDCYSILTGEAVTEGKKKGILEIEAAQFSGSSIMCGFLQYCEKNKPWQKVWCVIPEKECLVLYLYGAPQDVKAQCTIPLLGYSVDDSTRPTDAPASFRLSQSKSVHNFAAETEELKQRWLKVIRVAVTGEMPECPHTNGGNPNMMDNNNTQEAAADST; encoded by the exons ATggaagaggaaggtggaggaggaggaggaggaggaggaggaggaggaggaggaggaggaggaagaggggctGTGAACCGGGAGAGGGCCAGGGACAAACACTCCAAAGTCTCAGACCTGATCAGCCGCTTTGAGGAGAACAG cagcacagagaacaagagagacGGCTCACCGCTCAAAAATATCAGCAAGTCGAACAACTGCAGCCCAGCCCACCGCCCCCaccagaggcagacagagaccGGCAGGAATCAGGAGAACCACACTTCCACACCGGCCGGGACACACCAGGATGACCACAAACCGGCGGCTAACGGGGTGCTAGCGCAGATGGAGCAAGGAGACAAGGAGAAGGAGGATAAAGAGGAGTCTGAGAATGAAAGTGTGAGGATAGAGACTGCGGGGCTGGTAAATGGAGATATGGGGAACGGGAGTGCAGAACAGGATGAGGATCGTTCGTCTCCACAGACGGACAGGACTGATACAGAAAGCCACACTGAGATTGAGCACGGTGGGACTACAACAGAAAGTGAGCACAGGAATGAAGAAGGGAGCAGTGACCATAAG GAGACAAATGAACAGAAACTGTTTAAGATCGCCAGCGAGCTCTTGCAGACAGAGAAGGCCTATGTAGCAAGACTTAACCTGCTGGACCAG GTATTCTGTGCTAAGCTAATGGAGGAGGCCAACAAGGGAACATTCCCTGTGGACGTAGTGAAGAACATCTTCTCCAACATCTGCTCCATCCATGCCTTTCACAGCCAGTTTCTGCTTCCAGATCTGGAGAAACGCATGGGAGAGTG gTCGTCCACCCCCCGCATTGGAGACATCCTGCAGAAACTCACACCCTTCCTCAAGATGTACGCAGAGTATGTGAAGAATTTCGACAAGGCCATGGAGCTGCTGAAACAGTGGACTGACCGTTCGCCTCAATTCAAGGCCATCATTCAGGAGATACAG AGTCAAGAGGCCTGTGGCTGCCTGACGCTTCAGCATCACATGTTGGAGCCTGTACAGAGAGTCCCTCGATATGAGATGTTGCTTAAAGACTATCTGAAGAAGCTGCCTCAGGACGACCCCGACCGTCGAGATTCTGAAA aatcaTTAGAAATCATCGCTACAGCCGCGACTCACTCTAACAGCGCCATACGAAAATCT GAGAATCTGAAGAAACTGCTGGAGATATACGAGATgctgggtgaggaggaggacattGTTCACCCCTCTAATGAGTTCATCAAAGAGGGCCACATCCTGAAGCTGGCAGCCAGGAACACCTCGGCCATGGAGAGATACCTCTTCCTG TTCAACAACATGCTGTTGTACTGCGTGCCCAAATTTAGCCTGGGAGGGCCTAAGTACACAGTGAGGACGCGAATCGGCATCGATGGCTTGAAGGTCCTGGAAACGACAAACGAGGACTACCCTCATACCTTCCAGGTGTCAGGGAAGGAGAGGACACTAGAGCTACAGGCCAG CTCAGAGCAAGACAAAGCCGACTGGATTAag GCTTTCCAGAACACCATTGAGATCTTCCAGCAAAAGAACGAGTCATTCAAGAATGCATTAAAAGATGCAGAGGAAGTATCG aAAGCAGAGCTGGGGAAGCGTGCACCTCGTTGGATACGCGACAATGAAGTGACAATGTGCATGAAGTGTAAAGAGCCTTTCAATGCTCTGACACGGCGGAGACACCACTGCAGAGCCTGCGGCTAT GTGGTGTGCTGGAAATGTTCAGACAATAAGGTGCAACTAGAATATGATGGCAACAAGATGAGCAAAGTCTGCAGAGACTGCTACTCCATCCTGACTGGGGAAGCGGTAACCGAGGGCAAGAAGAAGGGCATCCTGGAG ATAGAGGCAGCTCAGTTCTCAGGCAGCAGCATCATGTGTGGCTTCCTGCAGTACTGTGAAAAGAACAAACCCTGGCAGAAGGTGTGGTGCGTCATCCCCGAGAAGGAATGTCTGGTGCTCTACCTCTACGGCGCTCCGCAG GACGTGAAGGCCCAGTGTACAATCCCCCTTCTGGGTTATTCTGTGGATGACAGCACCCGACCCACAGACGCTCCAGCCAGCTTCCGTCTCTCCCAGTCCAAGTCCGTCCACAACTTTGCTGCTGAAACTGAGGAGCTAAAGCAGCGCTGGCTCAAAGTCATACGAGTGGCAGTGACAGGAGAGATGCCAGAATGCCCTCACACCAACGGCGGCAATCCAAACATGatggacaacaacaacacacaagaGGCGGCTGCTGATAGCACATAA
- the fgd4a gene encoding FYVE, RhoGEF and PH domain-containing protein 4a isoform X2 encodes MKRRRKYWFWSRKGKNSKMCLLCCYERKGEADCFQSKNADEEACVAVKIEHSTALGSSPACERSDPPSVQACLNRASRGTPDRSRGGGVNGRGPGGRPWLQSKPQVPPKPLHLQSPVTELSSPLGRGQKPPLRPGMEEEGGGGGGGGGGGGGGGGGRGAVNRERARDKHSKVSDLISRFEENSSTENKRDGSPLKNISKSNNCSPAHRPHQRQTETGRNQENHTSTPAGTHQDDHKPAANGVLAQMEQGDKEKEDKEESENESVRIETAGLVNGDMGNGSAEQDEDRSSPQTDRTDTESHTEIEHGGTTTESEHRNEEGSSDHKETNEQKLFKIASELLQTEKAYVARLNLLDQVFCAKLMEEANKGTFPVDVVKNIFSNICSIHAFHSQFLLPDLEKRMGEWSSTPRIGDILQKLTPFLKMYAEYVKNFDKAMELLKQWTDRSPQFKAIIQEIQSQEACGCLTLQHHMLEPVQRVPRYEMLLKDYLKKLPQDDPDRRDSEKSLEIIATAATHSNSAIRKSENLKKLLEIYEMLGEEEDIVHPSNEFIKEGHILKLAARNTSAMERYLFLFNNMLLYCVPKFSLGGPKYTVRTRIGIDGLKVLETTNEDYPHTFQVSGKERTLELQASSEQDKADWIKAFQNTIEIFQQKNESFKNALKDAEEVSKAELGKRAPRWIRDNEVTMCMKCKEPFNALTRRRHHCRACGYVVCWKCSDNKVQLEYDGNKMSKVCRDCYSILTGEAVTEGKKKGILEIEAAQFSGSSIMCGFLQYCEKNKPWQKVWCVIPEKECLVLYLYGAPQDVKAQCTIPLLGYSVDDSTRPTDAPASFRLSQSKSVHNFAAETEELKQRWLKVIRVAVTGEMPECPHTNGGNPNMMDNNNTQEAAADST; translated from the exons AGAGGAAAGGCGAAGCTGACTGTTTCCAGTCCAAGAACGCGGATGAGGAGGCCTGCGTGGCTGTGAAAATCGAACACTCCACAG CTCTAGGTAGCAGCCCGGCGTGCGAGCGCAGCGACCCGCCCAGCGTGCAGGCGTGTCTGAATCGGGCGAGCCGCGGGACGCCTGACAGGAGCAGGGGAGGAGGCGTCAATGGAAGAGGCCCTGGCGGCAGGCCTTGGCTGCAGTCTAAACCACAAG TGCCTCCAAAGCCACTGCATCTTCAGAGCCCGGTGACGGAGCTCTCATCCCCATTGGGCCGCGGCCAGAAACCACCGCTTAGACCGGGCATggaagaggaaggtggaggaggaggaggaggaggaggaggaggaggaggaggaggaggaggaagaggggctGTGAACCGGGAGAGGGCCAGGGACAAACACTCCAAAGTCTCAGACCTGATCAGCCGCTTTGAGGAGAACAG cagcacagagaacaagagagacGGCTCACCGCTCAAAAATATCAGCAAGTCGAACAACTGCAGCCCAGCCCACCGCCCCCaccagaggcagacagagaccGGCAGGAATCAGGAGAACCACACTTCCACACCGGCCGGGACACACCAGGATGACCACAAACCGGCGGCTAACGGGGTGCTAGCGCAGATGGAGCAAGGAGACAAGGAGAAGGAGGATAAAGAGGAGTCTGAGAATGAAAGTGTGAGGATAGAGACTGCGGGGCTGGTAAATGGAGATATGGGGAACGGGAGTGCAGAACAGGATGAGGATCGTTCGTCTCCACAGACGGACAGGACTGATACAGAAAGCCACACTGAGATTGAGCACGGTGGGACTACAACAGAAAGTGAGCACAGGAATGAAGAAGGGAGCAGTGACCATAAG GAGACAAATGAACAGAAACTGTTTAAGATCGCCAGCGAGCTCTTGCAGACAGAGAAGGCCTATGTAGCAAGACTTAACCTGCTGGACCAG GTATTCTGTGCTAAGCTAATGGAGGAGGCCAACAAGGGAACATTCCCTGTGGACGTAGTGAAGAACATCTTCTCCAACATCTGCTCCATCCATGCCTTTCACAGCCAGTTTCTGCTTCCAGATCTGGAGAAACGCATGGGAGAGTG gTCGTCCACCCCCCGCATTGGAGACATCCTGCAGAAACTCACACCCTTCCTCAAGATGTACGCAGAGTATGTGAAGAATTTCGACAAGGCCATGGAGCTGCTGAAACAGTGGACTGACCGTTCGCCTCAATTCAAGGCCATCATTCAGGAGATACAG AGTCAAGAGGCCTGTGGCTGCCTGACGCTTCAGCATCACATGTTGGAGCCTGTACAGAGAGTCCCTCGATATGAGATGTTGCTTAAAGACTATCTGAAGAAGCTGCCTCAGGACGACCCCGACCGTCGAGATTCTGAAA aatcaTTAGAAATCATCGCTACAGCCGCGACTCACTCTAACAGCGCCATACGAAAATCT GAGAATCTGAAGAAACTGCTGGAGATATACGAGATgctgggtgaggaggaggacattGTTCACCCCTCTAATGAGTTCATCAAAGAGGGCCACATCCTGAAGCTGGCAGCCAGGAACACCTCGGCCATGGAGAGATACCTCTTCCTG TTCAACAACATGCTGTTGTACTGCGTGCCCAAATTTAGCCTGGGAGGGCCTAAGTACACAGTGAGGACGCGAATCGGCATCGATGGCTTGAAGGTCCTGGAAACGACAAACGAGGACTACCCTCATACCTTCCAGGTGTCAGGGAAGGAGAGGACACTAGAGCTACAGGCCAG CTCAGAGCAAGACAAAGCCGACTGGATTAag GCTTTCCAGAACACCATTGAGATCTTCCAGCAAAAGAACGAGTCATTCAAGAATGCATTAAAAGATGCAGAGGAAGTATCG aAAGCAGAGCTGGGGAAGCGTGCACCTCGTTGGATACGCGACAATGAAGTGACAATGTGCATGAAGTGTAAAGAGCCTTTCAATGCTCTGACACGGCGGAGACACCACTGCAGAGCCTGCGGCTAT GTGGTGTGCTGGAAATGTTCAGACAATAAGGTGCAACTAGAATATGATGGCAACAAGATGAGCAAAGTCTGCAGAGACTGCTACTCCATCCTGACTGGGGAAGCGGTAACCGAGGGCAAGAAGAAGGGCATCCTGGAG ATAGAGGCAGCTCAGTTCTCAGGCAGCAGCATCATGTGTGGCTTCCTGCAGTACTGTGAAAAGAACAAACCCTGGCAGAAGGTGTGGTGCGTCATCCCCGAGAAGGAATGTCTGGTGCTCTACCTCTACGGCGCTCCGCAG GACGTGAAGGCCCAGTGTACAATCCCCCTTCTGGGTTATTCTGTGGATGACAGCACCCGACCCACAGACGCTCCAGCCAGCTTCCGTCTCTCCCAGTCCAAGTCCGTCCACAACTTTGCTGCTGAAACTGAGGAGCTAAAGCAGCGCTGGCTCAAAGTCATACGAGTGGCAGTGACAGGAGAGATGCCAGAATGCCCTCACACCAACGGCGGCAATCCAAACATGatggacaacaacaacacacaagaGGCGGCTGCTGATAGCACATAA